CTGCGCGGCGGCATAGAAAATGAGGTCCGGGGCGAGCGCCGCTATGCGTTCCAGCGACGGTGTAAGGAATCCTTCGACAATGGGCTTGGCCGCCATTTCCGGCAGGCGGTTGTCGTTAGCGGTCACCGCCGCCAGCGCCTCCCCGGCTCCCATGGCGACGATCATCTCGGTGATCGCGGGCACCAGTGAGACGACCCGCTGCGGCGGTTCCGGGATGCGGACCACCGTGCCGCGGTGGTCCACAACCGAAACCGCCGCGCCCCGGACCGGGGCGCAGACAAGCGCCAGGGCGAGGAGCGAGAATAATAATGAGGCCGGTGTCAGATGCGTTCTTGGCATGCCTATCCCTCAGGGCCGGGTGCGACATTGAAGGGTCACACCCGGCGCCTTTTGGCTCACGGTCTTGGATGGCCATTCCCACAGCCTGAAAAAGAGGTTTAAAACGAAAATTTCACGCCGGCGTGGCCCGACAAGCCCGCTGTGGCGTAGCTCCAGCTCTCCTCGTAGTTCTCGTCGAATAGGTTGTCGACCCTGCCATACAGCTGCACGTGGTCGTTTAGGTCATAGGCCGCGGCAAGATTGACCAGGTAGTAGGCGTCCAGGTCTTCCACCCGGTTGCCGTCCGCATCGACTGCCGAGGCGATGGTTTTGCGTTCGTCGACCCAATAGACGTCCAGGTTGAGGTTCAGCCGCTGGAGAAAGCGGTATCGCGCGTTGAAATAGACCTTGTTTTGCGGCCGCCGCACCAGTTCCTCCCCATCCGGGTCTTCGGTGTCGGTGTAGGTGTAGTTGAGCAGCAGTGAGAGCGTCTCGATCGGCGACCACTCCGCAAAGGTCTCCACTCCCTGGGTTTTGGTGGTGCCGTCCAGGTTATCATAGGTTGAGTCGAAGGTTGCCGGGTCAACGACGAATTCGATCTTGTCCCGGTAGCGGGTGGCGAAATAGGTGGCCCCGAATTTCACCTTGCCCTCCAGCAGGCGCTGCTCGAAGCCGGCATCCCAGCCGCGGCTTTTCTCGGCGTCGAGGTCCTCGTTGCCGCCTAGAAACCCGAAGGCCACGATGGGCTCGGCAAAAAGCTCATACAGCGACGGGGCGCGAAAGCCCGTGCCGTAGCTGGCCTTGATGGTGGTGTCGGTCTTTTGGATGAGATAGGAGGGGGCCACCTGCCAGGTGGTCTCGGTTCCGAAACGGCTGTGGTCGTCAACCCGGACGCCGCCCACGACAACCAGCCGGTCGTCCAGCAGAAAGAGTTGGTCGCTGACCCAGTAGCTGTTGATGTCGGCCTCTTTCTGGTCGCTGTCGTTCTCCTCCAGCTTTTCCTCGAAATAGGTGTAGCCGAGGGAAAGCGTGTTGATCTCGCCGAACATCAGGCTGCCCTGCCAGCCGGCTTCAGTGACGCGACCCTCGAGATCGTTGGTTTGGTTGTCGTCGGCGTCGTAAGTTTTGTTGTCCTGGTCGGCGCCTTTGTAGAAAAGATTGGATTCCACCCGCCGGTCCAGAAAAAAGTTGTGCACGTTGAACTGGTAGAAAAGCTGATCGCTTTCGGTTTTCTGCCTCTTGGAGCCGTCCGGTTCGAGCGTTGCCGGGAACGAGTTGAAATTCCAGCGGTCGGCGGCAAACCCGTTGAAATCGTCGATATCGGCGGTTGAATCAATGTAGCGGACAACGGCGTTGACGTCAAAGTCGTCGGTGATGTCGAGGCCGAATTTTCCCGACAAGGTGGTATTGTCCCAACCGTCGTCCTCGGCTGTGTTGCCGCCCCGCGCAATGTCCCGGTTGCGGTCGTTGGCCGCCGAAAAGCCGTCGGTTTCGGTTCTGGCGGCCGACAGCGAAAAATTGAATTTTTTCAACTGGCCGGATGCGTCGCCGAAGGCTCTCCAGGTATCGTAGGAGCCGTATTCCGCGCCGACGTGCGCCGTCGGTTTGCCGCTGCCTTTCTTGGTGATGATGTTGATCACGCCGGCGGTGGCGTTGCTGCCATACAGGGCGCTGAGGGGGCCGCGGACGACCTCGATGCGCTCGATATTGTCCAGCGTCAGGTTGGCGAGGTCGGCGGAACGGTTGGGCGATGAGGGGTCGTTGAACATGATGCCGTCCACCAGCACCAGCGTGTTTTTTGAGTCTCCGCCCCGGATGAAGACCGTGGTGGATGACCCCGGAGCGCCGCTTGCCACGATGTCGATTCCAGGTATCCCCTTGAGCGCTTCCGCGACGCGCGTCTGCTTGGCGGCTTCGATATCCGCCGCCGTGACCACGGAAACCGCGCTGCCGCCGACTTTGTCGAGAGCCGTTTCGGTGCGGGTCGCGGTCACCACGACTTCCGCCATGGTCGCCGGCCGGTCCTGCGCCGCGGCTGGTGCCGAACTGGCGAATGCCGCCAGCGCCCCAACTGCCAAGATTCCTGCCAACCGTTTCATAGTTCTTCCTCCTCGGATTGTTGTGGTGTGGCAGAGGGGCTGATGGCAAAAAAAAACCGGATCGAAACGATTTCGATCCGGGATTTCCCGTTTATCCTCAGAATCCGCAGGCACCCTCTGTCCACGAAGGCATGGCCCAACGGCTCAGGCAGGTCTTCTGACTTCCCAGCCTTTCCGGCCGCCTTCCCACCCCGCTCTGGCGGGGCAGTGGCATACACCTGCCGAAAAGGTTCCCGTCCTGGCATCCAGGACCGGCTGGGTCACAGCGGCGGGCCCGTCCCCGATTCGCACGGGGTTCCCTATTGAGCTGACAACAGCACCTGAACCTATTCCAGGTCTGCTTATGCCAAGAACTGCCTGAAGTCAATGGCTTATTGAATAGCAGGGGGACATTGGCACGGCGCCTGCCGCCGGCGGGCTTGCAGCCGCCGGCTCCGATTCCGGCTATTTCCCGCCGGGGTCCGGATCGGCCGGGCCGCCGGCAGCTTGCAGAAATCGGCCCGGGACGGGGGTGATCTGGGGATAGCCGCCCAGCGGGTTGGCGCCCACCAGCACGCGGCAGCCGTAGGTGCGCTCGATATTTTGGTAGGTGACGATTTCCCGGGGGGACCCGATGGCCACCCGGGTGCCGTCTTTGAGCAGCATCAGGCGGTCTGCGTACATGGCCGCGAGATTGATGTCGTGGGAGACCATGACGATGGTGACCCCCTTTTCCTCGCGCAGGCGGGCCATGAGGTCCATGACGCGGATCTGGTGGGCGAGATCCAGTGCGGCGGTGGGTTCGTCCAGCAGGATGACCGCCGGCTCCTGGCACACCGCGCGGGCCAGGTAAACCCGCTGGCGCTCACCTCCGCTGAGCTGGTCGAGCCTGCGGTGGCTCAGATGGGAGACTCCGGTGAAGCGCATCGCCTGTTCGGCAATCCGGCGGTCCTTTTGACTTTCCAGCCCCAGCAGGCCCATGTGGGGCGCACGGCCCATCAGCAGCACCTCCCATACGCTGAAGGGAAAGTTTTCCGCCGCCAGCTGGGGCACCAGCGCCAGGCTCCGGGCCAGTTCGCGGCGGCTGTAGGAGCACAGCGGGCGCTGGAGCAGGGCGACGCTGCCTCGGAAGCAGCGGTCGATCCCGGCCAGAATTTTCAGCAGGGTGGTCTTGCCCGAGCCGTTGGGGCCGATGATGATGAAAAACTCCCCCTTCCGGACCTCGAAGGACAGGTCCCGCAGGACCGTTTCGGCGCCGTAGGCGTGCCGGAGGTTGCGGGCGACCACGGCCGGGGTCATCTTCCGCTCCTCCTCAGGAGGAAGATAAACAGCGGTGCTCCGATCATCGCGGTGATCACCCCCACCGGCAGCTCGCCTTGGCGCGGCACGATCCGCGCCAGCAGGTCGCAGCCCACCATGTAGGTGGCGCCCCCCAGGATGCAGGCCGGAACCAGGATGCGGTGATCCGGCCCCAGCAGCAGCCGCAGCAGGTGGGGCATGACCAGCCCCACGAAACCCAGCAGGCCGCACTGGGCGACGGTGGCGCTGATCATAAACGAGGTCGCCACCAGCAGCGTCATCGTGACCAGCTTGATGTTGACCCCCAGCGCCATGGCGGTCTCCTTGCCCATCAGCAGGAGGTTCATGGCGTGGGACAGCAGAAAGACCAGCAGGAAGCAGGGGGCCAAAAGCAGCGCCAGCAGCCGGACCTGCCCCATGTCGGTGAGCGAGAGATCGCCCATCAGCCAGAAGATGATGTTGTGCAAACGGGAGTCCTGGGTGAGCGAAATCAGAAAGAGGATCATGGCCGAGCAAAACGCGTTGACCATCACGCCGGCCAGAAGAAGTGAGTCTTTTTTGAGGATCTGGCGGCCCGATGAGAGCACCACCACCAGCGCCAGGGTGGCCATGCTGCCCGCAAAGGCGGTGGCGCTGACCCCCGGAAAGCGCGACAGGCCCAGCAGGATCCCGCTGATGGCGCCCACTGCCGAACCTCCCGAGATCCCCAGGATATAAGGCTCCGCCAGGGGGTTGCGCAACAGCGCCTGGAAAACCAGGCCGCCCAGCGAGAGGGTCGCCCCGACCTCGGCGGCCATTAGCACGCGGGGCAGGCGAATGCGCCAGACGATGGTCTGCTGGACGAGATTGGCGGAATCCAGGGCCAGCAGCGCCTCCCAGATAGCCCGCAAGCCGCTGCCGGTGACGCCGAAGCCCAGCCCCAGGAAGCTGGCCGTCAGCAGCGCCAGCAAAAGCGGGAGCGATACGAGCAGCAAACGCCTCAAAACCGGTTGGGGGCCGGGGCTCATGGGGCTGCTTGCACCAGTTCCGGTTGGAGCAGGTCCACCAAAAGCTCCAGGCCGTCCACCAGCCGCGGCGATGCCCGGTCAAAGAGGTCGGAATCCACCAGGTGGATGCGGCGGTCGCGGGCGGCGGGAATTTCGGGCCACTGCTGCCATTCGGCCTGGGCTTTGAGGAAACTCTCGTTGCGGTCCATGGAGGTGATGATTACGATTTCGGGTGCCAGGGCGATGGTCTCCTCCCGGCTGAAGCGCGGGTAGGGCACCGCCCCGGCGGCGACGTTGGTTCCCCCGGCCATGGTGATCAGTTCGTGGATGAAGGTCCCGCTGCCCACGGAGACGATCGGGGAAATCCCGATCTGGAAAAATACCCGCGGCCGGTGGGTGGTGGCGGCCACCCGGTCTTTGACGGCCGTGATGCGGGCGTTCATTTCGGCCACCAGGCTTTGCGCCGCGAGGCGCGCATTTAAAAGGCCGCCCACCTCCAGGATGGTCTCGCCGATAGCCGTCAGATCGACCGGGTTGACGGCGTAAACCGGGATCTGCAGTGCTTCCAGACGCTGGATGACCGCCTTGGGGTTGCCGTCCTTGACGGCGATGCAGAGGTCCGGCGCCAGGGCCACAATCCGCTCCAGATCCAGGTGGACATAGGAGCCCACTCGAGGCAGGTGCTTCGCCGCGGGGGGAAAATCGCTGAAGCGGGTCACGCCCACAAGCCGGTCCTCGCGCCCCAGGGCGTAGACGATCTCGGTGATGCTGGGCGCCAGCGCCACCACCCGCCGGGGGTCCTCCGGGACGACGACGCTGCGGCCCATTTGGTCGATCACCGTCCCCGCGGCGGATGATTGAAAGGCTGTCAGGACTGCAAGGGCCCCGATGATGAGTTGGACAACGGATCGCATCGGCCAAAAATTTCCGGCTTCCGCCTGCTGGCGGTCTGTTCCCGAGCACCCCGGAAAGCGTTTGGTGTTTCGTGAAGCCTCCATGCGGCTGATGTGGGCAAATCTACCTTTCGGCCCCGGAGCCGTCAACAGGAATCTGGGCCGCGCCCGGCCGGCGGCCGAAAGGTTTCTCCGCTGGGTCAGCGGGCGGTCTTTGAGCGACACACCCTCGCGGGCCGTCTCTTGTCAGCATTTCCCAACCGAAAGGAGTGTCTCATGATCCCTTTCCTGTTTCGCGCCGCGATGGCGGCGGTTGTCTTGGCGGCTTTGACCGGCGGCGGTGTTGCCGCCGCAGCGGCTGCGGGCAAGCCCTTCGAGGTGCAGGAAGTCGCGCGCTTCGACCAGCCCTGGGCGATGACCTTTCTGCCCGACGGGCGTCTGCTGGTGACCGAGAAACCGGGTAAACTGAAGCTCTTTGACGTTGGCAGCCGGGCAAGCACCGTGATCAGCGGTGTGCCGGAAGTCGCTTACGGCGGCCAGGGCGGCCTGGGGGATGTGGTGCTGCATCCGCGCTTCGCAGAAAACGATCTTCTCTATCTCAGCTACGCCGAGGCCGGTGCCGGCGGCGCCGGTGCCGCCGTGGCGCGCGCGCGGCTGGTGTTGGATCCGACCGGCGGCGGCAGACTGGAGGAACTGGCGGTGATCTGGCGCCAGGTGCCCAAGGTGTCCGGGCAGGGGCACTACGGCCACCGGATCGCATTCGATCGGGACGGGATGCTGTGGATCACTTCCGGCGAGCGTCAGAAGTTCGACCCGGCCCAGGACCTGCAGTCCACCCTGGGCAAGATCATCCGCCTGGAGGACGACGGGCGTGTGCCGCCCGACAACCCGTTTGCGGATAAAGGCGGCGTCAGCGCCCAGATCTGGTCGTTGGGGCACCGCAACCCGCTGGGCATCGTCTTTGACGCCGACGGCCGGCTGTGGGTGCATGAGATGGGGCCCAAAGGCGGCGATGAACTCAACCTGATCGAGAAGGGTGTCAACTACGGCTACCCGATCGTTTCCGAGGGCGACCATTACAGTGGCCGCACCATCCCCGACCACCACACCCGGCCGGAATTCCGCGCCCCGGTGATCTCCTGGACCCCGGTGATCTCGCCGTCGGGCTTTATCATTTACACCGGCAAGCGCTTTCCAGACTGGCAGGGCAGCGGCCTGATGGGCGGTCTTTCCTCGCGCGCGCTGGTGCGCATCACATTCGACGGCGAGCAGGCGCGCGAGGCCGAACGCTTCGACATGGGCACCCGCATCCGTGAGGTGGAGCAGGGCCCGGACGGGCTGGTCTGGCTGCTGGAAGACGAACGCTACGGCATGGGGGGGCGCCTGCTCAGGCTGGCCCCGGTAACCGGTGGCTAGCGGGGCGCCAGGAGGAGCAGCCCTTTTTCCGACTGCAGCTCGGCGTCGAAGTGCTCCAGGTAGTTCAGGCCAAGCAGCCCCCAGCCGGGTCGTTCGGGCAAATCCAGCACCAGTGCGCGGACATCGTTCACCACCCAGCCTCCGATTTCAATCTGGGGCAGGCGGATTTCCGGGGCGAAGCGCACCCCGCCGGCGGTGACGATCCGTCGCCGCGGTCTGCCGCCGTCCGCCGCAATTCCCAATGCCGCGGCGGCAGACTGGGGGACGGTCACCAGCGTGGCCCCGGTGTCCACCAGGAATTGCTGGCGCACCTCGCCCCCGAGGCCCGCGGTCACCGGGATGCTGCGGGCCCCGGGGGTGAAGCGGATCACGATCTTGCCCGCCAAAGCTTTCAACTCGGCGATCTGATCGGCCAGGCGTTCGGCCTGCAGGCGAAACGGCTCCGGATAGGCCCGCATCTTGAGCAGGCTTTCGGCCCGGCGCCAGTCCCCGTCGGCCAGGGTTAGCTGGACCGCCGACAGGTGCACCGCGGGGTCCTCGGGCATGAATTCCGCTGCCAGGCGATACGCTTCCCAGGCTCGGCCGCGCATTTCCGGCCGGTGGGTATGGGCCATCTGGCGGGCGTAAATCTCGCCGTGCCAGGCCGCGAGTTGCGCCCGATCAGAATCGGCATCGGCCATGCCGCCGTCGGTCGCCGCCATCACCAGTCCGACGGCGGCGCCGTATCCGTAAGCCTCGAAGGCGGCGTCGGCCACCGCCAAGAGCAGATCGAGGCTGCCCGCCGCCCGCAGGATGTCAGGGCCGCAGATTTTGGCCGCTTCCTCCGCAGCGCCCGTTTGCAGCAGCTCCGTGGTCAGGGCGCGCATGCGCGCGATCACCGTCTCGGGACGGATGTCGGCCGGGGTTTGCACCGGCGGCAAAACCGCTCTGCGGCTGAACCCCTCGGCCCACTGGGCCAACTCGGCTGCGGGCTGGCCTTTTGGGGCCAGAGCCAGCGCCTTCAGAAAGCTTTCCTCCCGACTGCCGGCGAAGGTCAGACGGTAGAAGTCGGCCACCTGGAACTCGGGCTGCAACAGCTCGCTGTCCAGACCGTACCAGAGATACGCGTGGCTGCCGCCATCCGCGAAAGTCCAGCCGACAATTCGGCCGGCCTGCAGTAAAACCCCCGCCCGCTTTTCCGCCTCGCCCAGGGCGCATTTTAAAAAGTGGCCCTGGCGCATGCATCCCGCGCTCT
The Desulfobacteraceae bacterium DNA segment above includes these coding regions:
- a CDS encoding ABC transporter substrate-binding protein — encoded protein: MPRTHLTPASLLFSLLALALVCAPVRGAAVSVVDHRGTVVRIPEPPQRVVSLVPAITEMIVAMGAGEALAAVTANDNRLPEMAAKPIVEGFLTPSLERIAALAPDLIFYAAAQ
- a CDS encoding TonB-dependent receptor, whose product is MKRLAGILAVGALAAFASSAPAAAQDRPATMAEVVVTATRTETALDKVGGSAVSVVTAADIEAAKQTRVAEALKGIPGIDIVASGAPGSSTTVFIRGGDSKNTLVLVDGIMFNDPSSPNRSADLANLTLDNIERIEVVRGPLSALYGSNATAGVINIITKKGSGKPTAHVGAEYGSYDTWRAFGDASGQLKKFNFSLSAARTETDGFSAANDRNRDIARGGNTAEDDGWDNTTLSGKFGLDITDDFDVNAVVRYIDSTADIDDFNGFAADRWNFNSFPATLEPDGSKRQKTESDQLFYQFNVHNFFLDRRVESNLFYKGADQDNKTYDADDNQTNDLEGRVTEAGWQGSLMFGEINTLSLGYTYFEEKLEENDSDQKEADINSYWVSDQLFLLDDRLVVVGGVRVDDHSRFGTETTWQVAPSYLIQKTDTTIKASYGTGFRAPSLYELFAEPIVAFGFLGGNEDLDAEKSRGWDAGFEQRLLEGKVKFGATYFATRYRDKIEFVVDPATFDSTYDNLDGTTKTQGVETFAEWSPIETLSLLLNYTYTDTEDPDGEELVRRPQNKVYFNARYRFLQRLNLNLDVYWVDERKTIASAVDADGNRVEDLDAYYLVNLAAAYDLNDHVQLYGRVDNLFDENYEESWSYATAGLSGHAGVKFSF
- a CDS encoding ABC transporter ATP-binding protein, coding for MTPAVVARNLRHAYGAETVLRDLSFEVRKGEFFIIIGPNGSGKTTLLKILAGIDRCFRGSVALLQRPLCSYSRRELARSLALVPQLAAENFPFSVWEVLLMGRAPHMGLLGLESQKDRRIAEQAMRFTGVSHLSHRRLDQLSGGERQRVYLARAVCQEPAVILLDEPTAALDLAHQIRVMDLMARLREEKGVTIVMVSHDINLAAMYADRLMLLKDGTRVAIGSPREIVTYQNIERTYGCRVLVGANPLGGYPQITPVPGRFLQAAGGPADPDPGGK
- a CDS encoding iron ABC transporter permease, whose amino-acid sequence is MSPGPQPVLRRLLLVSLPLLLALLTASFLGLGFGVTGSGLRAIWEALLALDSANLVQQTIVWRIRLPRVLMAAEVGATLSLGGLVFQALLRNPLAEPYILGISGGSAVGAISGILLGLSRFPGVSATAFAGSMATLALVVVLSSGRQILKKDSLLLAGVMVNAFCSAMILFLISLTQDSRLHNIIFWLMGDLSLTDMGQVRLLALLLAPCFLLVFLLSHAMNLLLMGKETAMALGVNIKLVTMTLLVATSFMISATVAQCGLLGFVGLVMPHLLRLLLGPDHRILVPACILGGATYMVGCDLLARIVPRQGELPVGVITAMIGAPLFIFLLRRSGR
- a CDS encoding cobalamin-binding protein — its product is MRSVVQLIIGALAVLTAFQSSAAGTVIDQMGRSVVVPEDPRRVVALAPSITEIVYALGREDRLVGVTRFSDFPPAAKHLPRVGSYVHLDLERIVALAPDLCIAVKDGNPKAVIQRLEALQIPVYAVNPVDLTAIGETILEVGGLLNARLAAQSLVAEMNARITAVKDRVAATTHRPRVFFQIGISPIVSVGSGTFIHELITMAGGTNVAAGAVPYPRFSREETIALAPEIVIITSMDRNESFLKAQAEWQQWPEIPAARDRRIHLVDSDLFDRASPRLVDGLELLVDLLQPELVQAAP
- a CDS encoding PQQ-dependent sugar dehydrogenase, coding for MIPFLFRAAMAAVVLAALTGGGVAAAAAAGKPFEVQEVARFDQPWAMTFLPDGRLLVTEKPGKLKLFDVGSRASTVISGVPEVAYGGQGGLGDVVLHPRFAENDLLYLSYAEAGAGGAGAAVARARLVLDPTGGGRLEELAVIWRQVPKVSGQGHYGHRIAFDRDGMLWITSGERQKFDPAQDLQSTLGKIIRLEDDGRVPPDNPFADKGGVSAQIWSLGHRNPLGIVFDADGRLWVHEMGPKGGDELNLIEKGVNYGYPIVSEGDHYSGRTIPDHHTRPEFRAPVISWTPVISPSGFIIYTGKRFPDWQGSGLMGGLSSRALVRITFDGEQAREAERFDMGTRIREVEQGPDGLVWLLEDERYGMGGRLLRLAPVTGG
- a CDS encoding TIGR02281 family clan AA aspartic protease is translated as MQCPKCRSACSDDARFCSRCGARLTAGARRRSTRTGLIAGLVFCAGLAALFLWSLPKLGLILPAKLPPDGSPPGFSAPGPLPQATNRRPRRPPEAARAAYGFKPFYGRVTLRDIAGAELYQTPVMIVAGGWVALPAAAVSGAHDWVLELGDGTAFPIEGGVLFDSDEIGLWRIGGEFKIPGSRLAAWQEDQPLAWRPLAGGADQTATLQSAGCMRQGHFLKCALGEAEKRAGVLLQAGRIVGWTFADGGSHAYLWYGLDSELLQPEFQVADFYRLTFAGSREESFLKALALAPKGQPAAELAQWAEGFSRRAVLPPVQTPADIRPETVIARMRALTTELLQTGAAEEAAKICGPDILRAAGSLDLLLAVADAAFEAYGYGAAVGLVMAATDGGMADADSDRAQLAAWHGEIYARQMAHTHRPEMRGRAWEAYRLAAEFMPEDPAVHLSAVQLTLADGDWRRAESLLKMRAYPEPFRLQAERLADQIAELKALAGKIVIRFTPGARSIPVTAGLGGEVRQQFLVDTGATLVTVPQSAAAALGIAADGGRPRRRIVTAGGVRFAPEIRLPQIEIGGWVVNDVRALVLDLPERPGWGLLGLNYLEHFDAELQSEKGLLLLAPR